A portion of the Micromonospora tarapacensis genome contains these proteins:
- a CDS encoding GlsB/YeaQ/YmgE family stress response membrane protein gives MEFTVWGIITALIVGLIIGALGRLVVPGRQPMPIWLHMLIGVGAALLGTVIARASGFAETAGLDWRELMLQVLLAAVAVALVAGVGSRRRGVTHR, from the coding sequence ATGGAGTTCACCGTCTGGGGCATCATCACCGCGCTGATCGTCGGTCTGATCATCGGCGCGTTGGGCCGACTGGTGGTGCCGGGCCGGCAGCCCATGCCGATCTGGCTGCACATGCTCATCGGTGTCGGTGCCGCGCTGCTCGGCACGGTGATCGCCCGCGCGTCCGGCTTCGCCGAGACCGCCGGCCTCGACTGGCGGGAGCTGATGCTCCAGGTGCTGCTGGCCGCCGTGGCCGTCGCGCTGGTCGCCGGGGTGGGCAGCCGCCGCCGGGGAGTCACCCACCGGTAA
- a CDS encoding MOSC domain-containing protein yields the protein MTGRVASVNVGIVTEAEWAGDASGRSGIDKRPVDVPVLFHPDGVTGDFIGERAHHGGPDKAVYAYAEEDAAWWAAELGRTIRPGGFGENLTTYAVDVTGAVIGERWSVGQAVLQVTMPRTPCTTFAGFWGVPDLIRRFTVRAAPGAYLRVLREGDVDAGDPVEVVHRPAHGVTVGEVFRATSLEPALLPRLLAAVDLPEPIRDRARRRLAGPAS from the coding sequence ATGACGGGCAGGGTGGCATCGGTGAACGTCGGCATCGTGACCGAGGCGGAATGGGCGGGCGACGCGAGCGGTCGCAGCGGCATCGACAAGCGGCCCGTCGACGTGCCGGTGCTCTTCCACCCCGACGGGGTCACCGGCGACTTCATCGGCGAGCGGGCCCACCACGGTGGCCCCGACAAGGCGGTGTACGCCTACGCCGAGGAGGACGCCGCGTGGTGGGCGGCCGAACTCGGCCGCACCATCCGTCCCGGTGGCTTCGGCGAGAACCTCACCACGTACGCGGTGGACGTGACCGGCGCCGTGATCGGGGAACGGTGGTCCGTCGGCCAGGCGGTGCTCCAGGTGACGATGCCGCGCACACCGTGCACCACGTTCGCCGGTTTCTGGGGGGTACCGGATTTGATCAGGCGCTTCACCGTGCGGGCGGCGCCCGGGGCGTACCTGCGGGTGCTGCGGGAGGGCGACGTGGACGCCGGTGACCCGGTGGAGGTCGTGCACCGGCCGGCGCACGGTGTCACCGTCGGCGAGGTGTTCCGGGCGACCAGCCTGGAGCCGGCGCTGCTGCCCCGGCTGCTGGCGGCGGTGGACCTGCCGGAGCCGATCCGGGACCGGGCGCGCCGCCGGCTCGCCGGCCCGGCGAGCTGA
- a CDS encoding phytanoyl-CoA dioxygenase family protein, with the protein MVSPLGEGYDVAFDYGDRTGYEPISDVDRKEFHEQGFLLLRNVLTEEHRAALEAAVDRVYEEEKAKGNTTKDGTLHLLGFLERDELFGQLLTHPIAFPYMWGLAGWNIYTHHNHLDVTPPALEPEKPYWGWHQDGYRQNSDPETMDPNLPRPMFSLKVAYVLSDLSEKGRGATKVIPGSHLRNSLPRPADLSVHNPDPEGTVEITANPGDAFIFDRRQWHSRSTNLSDITRKMLFVGYTYRWIRPLDELHPDRDGEWYRNRTPVQRQLLGEGTHTANYWGINWDGYIDDEIPLRKELKERGLLDRSIPWLR; encoded by the coding sequence ATGGTTTCACCTCTTGGGGAGGGGTACGACGTGGCGTTCGACTACGGCGACCGGACCGGCTATGAACCGATCAGTGACGTCGACCGCAAGGAGTTCCATGAGCAGGGCTTCCTCCTGCTGCGCAACGTCCTGACCGAGGAACACCGGGCCGCGCTCGAGGCCGCGGTCGACCGGGTGTACGAGGAGGAGAAGGCCAAGGGCAACACCACCAAGGACGGCACCCTGCACCTGCTCGGCTTCCTCGAGCGCGACGAACTCTTCGGCCAGCTGCTCACCCACCCGATCGCGTTCCCCTACATGTGGGGCCTGGCCGGGTGGAACATCTACACCCACCACAACCACCTCGACGTCACCCCGCCGGCGCTGGAGCCGGAGAAGCCGTACTGGGGTTGGCACCAGGACGGGTACCGGCAGAACTCCGACCCGGAGACGATGGACCCGAACCTGCCGCGGCCGATGTTCTCGCTGAAGGTCGCCTACGTCCTCTCCGACCTGTCGGAGAAGGGCCGCGGCGCGACCAAGGTCATCCCCGGCAGCCACCTGCGGAACTCGCTGCCCCGGCCGGCGGACCTCAGCGTGCACAACCCGGATCCGGAGGGCACCGTCGAGATCACCGCCAACCCGGGCGATGCCTTCATCTTCGACCGCCGCCAGTGGCACTCCCGGTCGACCAACCTGTCCGACATCACCCGCAAGATGCTCTTCGTCGGCTACACCTACCGGTGGATCAGGCCGCTGGACGAGCTGCACCCCGACAGGGACGGCGAGTGGTACCGCAACCGCACGCCGGTGCAGCGCCAGCTTCTCGGTGAGGGCACCCACACGGCGAACTACTGGGGCATCAACTGGGACGGCTACATCGACGACGAGATCCCGCTGCGCAAGGAGCTCAAGGAGCGCGGCCTGCTCGACCGCAGCATCCCCTGGCTCCGCTGA